The Polaribacter sp. HaHaR_3_91 genomic sequence GCTAATTCTGCTCTTGCAGGCTCCATCATTGGCGAGTGAAACGCACCACCAACAGGTAGTAACAACGCTCTTCTTGCTCCTTTTTCCGTTAAAACCTCACAAGCTTTTTCTACTGCAGCAACTTCTCCAGAAATCACTAACTGTCCTGGGCAATTGTAATTTGCAGCCACCACTACTCCATCAATTTCTGCACAAGTTTCTTCTACTAAATTGTCTTCCAATCCTAAAACTGCCGCCATGGTACTTGGTGCAGCTTCACATGCTTTTTGCATTGCCAAAGCACGTTTAGAAACTAATTTTAAACCATCTTCAAAAGTTAAAACGCCGTTTGCTACTAAAGCAGATAATTCTCCCAAAGAGTGTCCCGCAACCATTTCTGGCTGAAAAGAATCACCTAAAACTTTCGCTAAAATTACCGAGTGTAAAAAGATTGCCGGCTGTGTAACTTTCGTTTCTTTCAACTGTTCCGCCGTTCCTTCAAACATAATATCTGTTATCGAAAAGCCTAAAATCTTGTTTGCTTTTTCAAAGTATTCTTGCGCTAATGCAGACTTTTCGTATAAATCCAATCCCATTCCTGTAAATTGCGCTCCTTGACCCGGAAAAATATATGCTTTCATAAAATATGTGTTTTTATAACTATTTATTCTTTTAATTAGTAGCAAAAATAATCATTTTTATTGGAAGCTAATCCCGCTTTCCGCACTCGCTTTTTTTATTCCGAAAAAGAATAAAAAAGAGCTCAAACAATTGCTGCAATCGGGGCTAAACTTGTTTGCCAACTATTTGTAATCCTAAAATAGCAAATAGCTTTATCTTTAGTAAAGTTTTCAAGAAACTCATTCAATGAGCAGATATCAAAAAAATTAAACCATTCTATATTGTAAAACCTCAAAGGTTTTAAAAACTTTGAGGTTTATAAATTAGCTAGTTTTGTAGTTATTAATCTATAAATATTTATATTTTTAATGTACTAAAAGAACTACTTGTAAAAATAATATCAAATAACTAAATTATCAGCTATTATTGTAATCAACTTAAAAAAATTTCGTCTATATAATTAGAAAACAAAAAACAATGAAAAAAATACTTATAGTAATCGTCACTCTTTTTGCATTATCAAAAACAAATGCGCAAACAGCAATATTTCATAATTTGTTACAAAATAACGTAACCAAAGACGGAGTTGTAGATTACAAATCACTAAAACAAGATCCATCAGAATTAAATAGTTATATTTCTTATTTAGAAAAAACAACTCCAGATAATTCATGGTCAAAAAACAAACAAAAAGCATTTTGGATAAACGCCTATAACGCCTATACTCTTAAACTTATTTTAGACAATTATCCTTTAAAAAGTATTACAGACATCAAAAAAAATGGACTTATTGCTTGGAAAATACCGTTTGCTAAAGTTGGTGGAAAAACCTACACTTTAGATCATATAGAACATACCATTTTAAGAAAAAAATTCTCGGACCCCAAAATACATGTTGGTGTAAATTGTGCTTCAGGTTCTTGTCCTAAATTAGGAAACAAAGCATTTACAGAAAAAAATATAGAAGCAGAATTAACGCATTTAATGAAAGTTTTTGTAAACGATACTTCAAGAAATAAAATTACAGAAAACAACATTCAAATATCTTCTATTTTCGATTGGTTTAAAGAAGATTTTATCAAAAAAGGTACAATTATCGATTTTTTAAATAAATATTCAGAAACTAAAATTAGCCCAAAAGCAAAAATTAGTTATCTAAAATATGATTGGTCGTTAAACGGAAAGTAGTATTTTTATTTTTCAAATAAACATCAAAAAAGATTATGATGTTGCACCTTAAATAGAATTTGAAAGAATCGTAAAACACAACAAAGAACTTGGAAACAAGTTCTTTCTCTATTCTAAAAAAAATAGTTATCGAAGTTAAATTAAAATAACGTCTACCAAAGGAACAAATAAATATATAATGAAGAAATTTTTAATTCTTTTTCTACTGGTAACATCAACGCTATCTGCACAAAAGAAGTTAGATAAGTTGTTAAACAAATTCAACAAGAACAATGTTCCTTATATTTCTGTCGATACATTAGCAACTACAAAATCTTTTCTTTTAGACGCTAGGGAGCCAAAGGAATACAATGTCAGTCATTTAAAAAATGCGATACTTGTTGGTTTTGATCATTTTAACATCAGCGAAACAGTAGATAAATTACCTAAAAATAGAGATGCAAAAATTGTGGTGTATTGTTCTGTTGGTGTCCGTTCAGAAATTATTGCACATCGAATTATAGAAAAAGGCTATACAAATGTTTACAATTTGTACGGAGGAATTTTTGAGTGGAAAAATAACGGTTTTCAAGTAATGGATACCTTAGGGGATACGACAGAAAAAGTCCACACTTACAATAAAGAATGGAGCAAATGGCTTACAAAAGGAGAAAAAGTTTATTAAAAATTTTTTCAGTAAACAGTTCTAGTTTTCAGAGATCACTCTTGTGCTTAAAATAAAAATATATTAAAAAAAATCTTACCGCATTAAAACATAGTCTATAATCTCTATGCTTTCCATGTGGTGAAAACTTGATACATTAATGGAAAATAAAATAAATAGTAAAAATTTATTATTAATCTTTACCAGAAACCCGGAGTTAGGCAAAGCAAAAACACGTTTAGCTAAAACAGTTGGTGACGAAAAAGCTTTAGAAATCTATAAATTTTTATTAGAAAAAACACGTAATATTTCCTCTGAAGTAACATCCGATAAAGCCGTTTATTATTCAGTAAAAATTAGAGAAAACGATATTTGGGATGCAAATAGCTATCAAAAACACCAACAAGTTGGAGAAGACTTGGGCATTAGAATGTTAAATGCTTTTAAAAATAGTTTTGATGCGGGTTATAAAAAAGTTATGATTATTGGTAGTGATTTGTATGATTTAACATCAGAAAACATAGAAGACGCATTCAAAAAACTAGACACAAACGATGTGGTTTTAGGACCTGCAGAAGACGGCGGTTATTATCTTTTAGGTATGAATGCTTTACAAGAAAACATCTTTAAAAATAAAGACTGGGGAACGGCTTCAGTTAGAAAAGATACATTAACAGATTTACAAGATAAAGCAGTATTTTTGTTAGAGGAATTAAATGATGTTGATGTTTTTGAAGACATAGAGCATCATCCTGCATTTGTACAATTTTTACAATAACAAATTTTCTCTCAAGTTCAGTGGAGAGAGAATGTAATTTAGGTCTCGACTGCGTTAGACCAGAAAACAAGATGAAAAAACAGCAATTACAAGAAACCATCGATTTTTTAAAATCAAACGGAATTACAAACCCAGAAATCGGCATTGTTTTAGGAACAGGATTAGGAAAGCTAGTTGACGAAATTTCAATAGAAAAAGAAATTTCGTATTCAGATATTCCCAATTTTCCGGTAGCAACGGTAGAGTTTCATTCTGGTAAATTAATTTACGGAGAATTGTCTGGAAAAATGGTACTTGTAATGGCTGGACGTTTTCATTTATACGAAGGTTATAATGCTTGGGAAGTTACTTACGGAATTAGAACGATGCACGGTTTAGGTATTAAAAACTTATTAGTTTCTAATGCCGCAGGAGCCATTAATCTTACTTATAAAAAAGGAGATTTAATGCTGATAAACGATCATATTAATTTACAAGGAAGTTCTCCTTTAGCTTTTAAAGGAGCCAATACTTTTGGAAATATTTTTGCAGATATGTTAGAACCGTATTCTAAAGAAATAAATACTAAAATTATTGCAGTTACCAAAGAGCAAGATATATTATTACACGAAGGTGTTTATACAAGTGTTTTAGGTCCTCAATTAGAAACTAGGGCAGAATATAGAATGTTGCAAATTTTAGAAACTGATGCCGTTGGTATGAGTACCGTACCAGAAGTTATTGTTGCAAAACAACTCAACCTACCTTGTGCAGCCATTTCTGTATTAACGGATGAATGTGATCCTAAAAACTTACAACCTGTAGATATTTCAGAAATTATTGCCATTGCAGGTAAAGCAGAACCTAAAATGATTACGCTGTTTAAAGAAGTAATTAAAGTGTTATAAATAAACACTTAGACATTATAAAAAAACTCCTAATTCAATAATTAAAATAGAATTAGGAGTTTTTTTTGATTCACTTTCAACCAACAAGCACTTTATACCATTATAGCTTCTTGCTATTATAAGTAATTACAGCGACTGAATTTGCAGGAATCGTAGCAATAGCAACCGTTTCTCCTTTTTCTACACATTGATAATTTTTTGCTGTATTCGTTTTGTTTTGAACAAATAAAAACACGGTATTGTCTTTCTTTAGAGAAATAATTGTTCCTTTAGAAAAAGAAGCAATCCTTTTTGCTCCTGGTTGCATATATTTACTAAGCAATGCCATTACAGCATAATCAGGATTATAGGTAACCTCTTGTTTTTCTCTATCAATATTAATAAGACTATTCTGTTTCCAATTCCATCCACTTTCTCCGGTTTCGTTTAAAACCATATTCCAATAACAGTAATTAGAGATTCCGTAATTTATATAAGAAGCAACCTCTCCTAATCTTTTAAAAGCTTGCTCTACTGTATTTTTTCCATTGTAACAAACGCCTTCAGTATGCATTGTTGGCTTATTATTCACCAACAAGTTCATATCACTTATAAATTTTGTGTTGGTATACTGTATGCCAATACCATCTACAACGTTAAGGTACGCATCTTTGTTTGCAAACTCTAAGGCATCTAAGGCTCCATAAGTACGGAAAGTACCTGCCCAAATTTCAGTTTTAATGTTTTTATCATCAAACTCTGGACGCAAATAAGAAGCTATAAATTTATACATCTGTTCTGGTTGCATTACACAAGAAGGGTATTTTGTACTAATATCTGTTTCGTTCTGAATTAAAATTTTATGTACATCAATTCCTTCTTTTTTATAAGCGGATACATATTTAGCAAAATAAGAAGCATACGCTTTGTAAATTTTAGGATCGTCTTTTAATTTGTTTTCTGCTGCATTTTCCTTTCCTTGATCCATCAGACCCGAATATTTCATCCATCCTGGAGGACTCCATGGAGAAGCAAATAATTTTAAATTCGGATTGTACTTTTGAGCAAGTTTAATATATGGAATCACACTTTTTTCTTCTCTTTTGATAGAAAAATGTTCCATTGCATAATCATTAGGTACTTCGGCATAACTATAGGCATTTGTGCCAAAATCACTAGCCCCAATTGCAGTTCTACAAAATGAAAACTGAGCTTGGTCTTTACTAAAAAGATTACTCATAACGTTTTCTCTACTTTCTTCTGGTAATGACATTAATGCTAGTCCACCAATTTCATTAAACGCACCACCAATACCTGTAATTTCTTGAAATTCTATATCTGGGTAAACTGCTATTTTTTCTCCAAGTGTTTGCCCCTTTTCACCTTTGTATTCCTTTATTGGGAGTGCAGGTATTTTTACATCTTTTTTTAACGCTACATAATAAACTTTCGTTTGAGAGTTTGCAGATAACCCAATTAATAAAAGACTAAATATGTTTAAAATTATATTCTTCATACACTTTTACTTTTTTAAAAAAAGTTTTTTATTGATTACAGACAATGAATTTTGCGGATATGAAGATAATTATTTTGTTTGAGAATTTACTATATTTTAAGTCCTTATTGTTTTATTTTAGCAATACCAATACCCTTTTTAAATATTTCTTTTCGGGTAAGTTTTTAAATTAAAAATAGACTTCTTATAAACGATGTTGCAAATGCCATCTTTAGATTATGAACAAATACTTAGACATTATAAAAAACTCCTATTCCGATTATTGGAATTACGTAAAACAATCTGTTTTAATGGACCTCAATTGGGAAAACTATTTCTACGGATTAATTATTATTTCTTTAGTAGTTTGGGGATTAGAAGCTATTTTTCCTTGGCGCAAAAACCAATCATTATTTAGAAAAGACTTTTGGTTAGACACTTTTTACATGTTTTTCAATTTCTTTATTTTGAATTTAATTGTCCTTATTGCCTTATCTAATTCGGCAGCAGAAGTGTTTAATGATATTTTAGGAATTGTAGGGTTGTCAATTGCAAATTTTCAATTATTAGAAATTAATAACCTACCATTTTTTGCACGTATTTTTATCTTTTTCATTGTTGTTGATTTTGTACAATGGTGGACACATAGATTATTACACACATTCGAGTTTCTTTGGAATTTCCACAAAGTGCATCACTCAGTAAAAGAAATGGGCTTTGCCGCACATCTACGTTACCACTGGATGGAACCTGTTGTTTACAGTTCTTTAAAATACATTCCGTTAGCAATTATTGGTGGATTTTCTGCACAAGACGTAGCTATAGTTCACTTTTTTAATATTTTTATTGGGCATTTAAACCACGCAAACATTAATTGGGATTACGGTTGGTTAAAATACATTTTAAACAATCCGAAAATGCATATTTGGCATCATGTTAAAGAATTGCCTGAGGACAGAAAAAATGGTGTAAACTTCGGAATTACATTAAGTATTTGGGATTATATTTTTAAAACAAACTACATTCCATATTCTGGTAGAGATATCGAATTAGGTTTTGAAGGTGATGAAGAATTTCCTAAAAACTTCATAGAACAAGAACTATATCCTATAGTAAAAAAGTAACTCTTTTTGTATCTTTATCACTTTTTAAAATCAACTATATGAAATATATTAAAATTCTATTTTTATTCCTTTTTGTACAGGTTTCTGCGCAACAAGGAGGTATGTGGATTCCTTCGCTTTTAGAAGGAATGAACGAACAAGAAATGACTTCTTTAGGAAGTAAATTAACAGCAAAAGACATTTACGATGTAAACAATTCTAGTTTAAAAGATGCTATTGGGCATTTTAACGGAGGCTGTACTAGTGAAATTATTTCTCCAAAAGGTTTAATTTTAACCAATCATCATTGTGGATTTGGTCAAATTCAATCTCATTCTACCTTAGAAAATGATTATTTAAAAGATGGTTTCTGGGCAATGAATTTAGAGCAAGAATTACCAAACCCAGGTTTATATATCGAGTTTATTGTGCGTATTGAAGATGTTACAGACAGCGTTCTTGCAGGTGTAAATGATTCTTTAACTGAAAGAGAAAAACAATCTATCATTACAAAAAACGGGAATGCTTTACAAAAAACAATTACCAAAGAAGCTTGGCAACAAACCAAAATAAAATCCTTTTTTCAAGGAAATCAATTCTTTTTATTTGTAACAGAACGTTTTGAGGATATTCGTTTAGTCGGTGCACCACCAACAAGTATTGGTAAATTTGGTAGCGACACAGATAACTGGGTTTTTCCTAGACATACTGGAGATTTTTCTATGTTCAGAATTTATGCAGATGCAAATAATCGCCCTGCAAAATACAGTAAAGACAACGTACCTTATACACCAAAACACTTTTTACCAATTTCTTTAGACGGTGTAGAAGAAGGAGATTTTACCTTAGTTTTTGGTTTTCCAGGAACCACAGATGAATACTTACCTGCTGCTGCAATTAAACATATTACTGAAGAATACAACCCAACAAATATTGCCATTAGAGAAGCTGCATTAAAGGTTATTGATGCAAAAATGAAAGAGAGTGATGAAGTTCGTATTAAATATGCTTCTAAACAAGCTGGAATTGCAAATTCTTGGAAAAAATGGATTGGAGAAAATTTAGGAATCCAAAAAAGTAACGCCGTAGAAAAAAGACAAGCTTTTGAAGCTACATTTACAAAAGCCTTGGCAGAAAAAAACTTAACGGAAAAGTATGGAAATATTCTTCCTGAATTTGATCGTTTGTATAAAGAGTTTGCTCCGATCAACATCAAAAGAAGAAACTTTATTGAAGTCTTTTTGGTGACCAATGAGCTAATGAGCATGACTTTTAGAGCATATCAATTTGAGCAAGCAATTAATAAAGATCCAAAGTCTTTTGATAAGGCAAAAGCTGCTATAGAAAGCACTTTAAAAGGCATTCACAAAAATTATGATGTGGGTGTAGACAAAGGTGTGTTCGAAAATGTAATGCCTTTCTATAACGATAACGTTGATGCTAGTATTTATGAAAAAACAGCTTTTACGAATCTAGATACCGCTTTACAATTGTTTGATGGAAAAGCTAAAAAAGTGCTTAAAAACTTGAATAATGATGCTGCATATCAATATGCAAAACCAATGATTGAAGCATTTTATAAGGATTTGAATAGAGAATATCAACTAAAAAATGAACCGATTGTAGCTTTGCAAAAAACCTACATGAAAGCATTGATGGAAGCATTGCCAAATGCGCGTTATTTTCCGGATGCAAACAGTACTTTACGTGTTACTTACGGACAAGTAAGAGGTTATGCGCCTAGAGATGCCGTTTACTATAATCCTGTTAGTTATTTAGATGGAGTTATAGAAAAATATGTTCCTGGAGATTATGAATTTGATGTTCCAGAAAAATTGCGTGAACTTCATAAAACAAAAGATTACGGACAATATGCTGATAAAAATGGTAAAGTTCCGGTTTGTTTTTTAGGTACAAATCACACCACAGGTGGTAATTCTGGAAGTCCTGCAATAGATGCTGAAGGAAACTTAGTCGGTCTAAATTTTGATAGAGTTTGGGAAGGAACCATGAGTGATATGAACTACGACCCTGAAATCTGTAGAAACATTATGGTTGATGTTAGATATGTATTATTTATTGTTGATAAATATGCTGGAGCGACTCATTTAATAGATGAAATGACTATAGTACACCCGAAGAAAGGCAAATAATTAAAGTATATATTAAGTATTAAAAAAGGTTTAAGAAACATTTATTTTCATGTTTCTTAAACCTTTTTTTTGTGTTGAAAATTCAGTGTATTTCTGTCACTAAATAGTAATACTACATTGTAGGTTTCGAAGTTATTCCTTTTTGAAATGACTCAA encodes the following:
- a CDS encoding DUF547 domain-containing protein — encoded protein: MKKILIVIVTLFALSKTNAQTAIFHNLLQNNVTKDGVVDYKSLKQDPSELNSYISYLEKTTPDNSWSKNKQKAFWINAYNAYTLKLILDNYPLKSITDIKKNGLIAWKIPFAKVGGKTYTLDHIEHTILRKKFSDPKIHVGVNCASGSCPKLGNKAFTEKNIEAELTHLMKVFVNDTSRNKITENNIQISSIFDWFKEDFIKKGTIIDFLNKYSETKISPKAKISYLKYDWSLNGK
- a CDS encoding sterol desaturase family protein, with amino-acid sequence MNKYLDIIKNSYSDYWNYVKQSVLMDLNWENYFYGLIIISLVVWGLEAIFPWRKNQSLFRKDFWLDTFYMFFNFFILNLIVLIALSNSAAEVFNDILGIVGLSIANFQLLEINNLPFFARIFIFFIVVDFVQWWTHRLLHTFEFLWNFHKVHHSVKEMGFAAHLRYHWMEPVVYSSLKYIPLAIIGGFSAQDVAIVHFFNIFIGHLNHANINWDYGWLKYILNNPKMHIWHHVKELPEDRKNGVNFGITLSIWDYIFKTNYIPYSGRDIELGFEGDEEFPKNFIEQELYPIVKK
- a CDS encoding TIGR04282 family arsenosugar biosynthesis glycosyltransferase; translation: MENKINSKNLLLIFTRNPELGKAKTRLAKTVGDEKALEIYKFLLEKTRNISSEVTSDKAVYYSVKIRENDIWDANSYQKHQQVGEDLGIRMLNAFKNSFDAGYKKVMIIGSDLYDLTSENIEDAFKKLDTNDVVLGPAEDGGYYLLGMNALQENIFKNKDWGTASVRKDTLTDLQDKAVFLLEELNDVDVFEDIEHHPAFVQFLQ
- the fabD gene encoding ACP S-malonyltransferase, producing MKAYIFPGQGAQFTGMGLDLYEKSALAQEYFEKANKILGFSITDIMFEGTAEQLKETKVTQPAIFLHSVILAKVLGDSFQPEMVAGHSLGELSALVANGVLTFEDGLKLVSKRALAMQKACEAAPSTMAAVLGLEDNLVEETCAEIDGVVVAANYNCPGQLVISGEVAAVEKACEVLTEKGARRALLLPVGGAFHSPMMEPARAELAAAIEATVFSEPTCAVYQNVVAKAVTSPDEIKENLIAQLTAPVKWTQCVQAMIADGGTEFIEVGPGKVLQGLMRKIDRSVAASGAALAE
- a CDS encoding purine-nucleoside phosphorylase; protein product: MKKQQLQETIDFLKSNGITNPEIGIVLGTGLGKLVDEISIEKEISYSDIPNFPVATVEFHSGKLIYGELSGKMVLVMAGRFHLYEGYNAWEVTYGIRTMHGLGIKNLLVSNAAGAINLTYKKGDLMLINDHINLQGSSPLAFKGANTFGNIFADMLEPYSKEINTKIIAVTKEQDILLHEGVYTSVLGPQLETRAEYRMLQILETDAVGMSTVPEVIVAKQLNLPCAAISVLTDECDPKNLQPVDISEIIAIAGKAEPKMITLFKEVIKVL
- a CDS encoding rhodanese-like domain-containing protein, with protein sequence MKKFLILFLLVTSTLSAQKKLDKLLNKFNKNNVPYISVDTLATTKSFLLDAREPKEYNVSHLKNAILVGFDHFNISETVDKLPKNRDAKIVVYCSVGVRSEIIAHRIIEKGYTNVYNLYGGIFEWKNNGFQVMDTLGDTTEKVHTYNKEWSKWLTKGEKVY
- a CDS encoding S46 family peptidase; the protein is MKYIKILFLFLFVQVSAQQGGMWIPSLLEGMNEQEMTSLGSKLTAKDIYDVNNSSLKDAIGHFNGGCTSEIISPKGLILTNHHCGFGQIQSHSTLENDYLKDGFWAMNLEQELPNPGLYIEFIVRIEDVTDSVLAGVNDSLTEREKQSIITKNGNALQKTITKEAWQQTKIKSFFQGNQFFLFVTERFEDIRLVGAPPTSIGKFGSDTDNWVFPRHTGDFSMFRIYADANNRPAKYSKDNVPYTPKHFLPISLDGVEEGDFTLVFGFPGTTDEYLPAAAIKHITEEYNPTNIAIREAALKVIDAKMKESDEVRIKYASKQAGIANSWKKWIGENLGIQKSNAVEKRQAFEATFTKALAEKNLTEKYGNILPEFDRLYKEFAPINIKRRNFIEVFLVTNELMSMTFRAYQFEQAINKDPKSFDKAKAAIESTLKGIHKNYDVGVDKGVFENVMPFYNDNVDASIYEKTAFTNLDTALQLFDGKAKKVLKNLNNDAAYQYAKPMIEAFYKDLNREYQLKNEPIVALQKTYMKALMEALPNARYFPDANSTLRVTYGQVRGYAPRDAVYYNPVSYLDGVIEKYVPGDYEFDVPEKLRELHKTKDYGQYADKNGKVPVCFLGTNHTTGGNSGSPAIDAEGNLVGLNFDRVWEGTMSDMNYDPEICRNIMVDVRYVLFIVDKYAGATHLIDEMTIVHPKKGK